In the Arachis stenosperma cultivar V10309 chromosome 8, arast.V10309.gnm1.PFL2, whole genome shotgun sequence genome, AATTACTTTTTTCCTCCAATTAACCAAATTGCCATTTGAGTTAGATAGAGATATTATATAGAGAATAATACACTTTAATATTTTCTCACACATTTTAAAAGTGTTCTTGGATGGTAGTTCAAGTAGTTTTCTCATACTTTTTATTTAACTCTGAAATTATTTGGACTAtcatccaaaaatatttttaaagtgtGTGAggaaatattaaaatatattattctcTATATAATATCTGATAAAAACTCAATTGTAGTCGATTTTAtatgaagttgatagttaagaatcgttagataaaaatttagtcaaatcaatcaaattatttaataattttcaattatcaacttcaagatttagtcaaatcaatcaaattatttaataattttcaattatcaacttcacgtaaaatCGACTGTATATGAATTTCTACCGTAATATCTCTATCTAACTCATGTTATTTGTGTTAGGAATTGAATAAAGTTAGCATCACCGACCCACGCTAGCTTTACCCACTCTTGCATTGTGATGTGTTCTCAATTCTGATCCTACTTTCAGAATTCCaaacaaatatttttcttttttcacccTATGAGCATCAGTGCATGTAAGCTCTGTATTCGatgaaaatttcaatttaaataatgtaaagaGATATATTATTTCCTTTTACATAAATTACCCAAAATACACTTCAAATATTCAACCACACaagagaataataataataataataataataataataataataataataataataataataataataatagataaaaaaattgaaaaattagtaTTAGTTTGATAAAAATGTCTAAATATAAGAGACATTCTTTCAAAAGGCTCTAAAATTCGATTGTAACTTATTATGTTgcaagtatatatataatttgaatttaaactttatttattGCACCTTATTTATATGTTgtctttttaaatttgtttaaaataaGTTACTTAACAATGAAATACTGGAAGATTATTTTAGTGCTGTATCTAGATATTTGTACAACAATTTTCGTCATTTATTTATACATACTTCCAACcgaaaagaaattaaagtgaagaaattacaaagatgagtagaTACCTCGAAACAAAAGGCATTTTGACTATTAccttaaataataattttattttgtttttatttttaaatgaaatttattaaataaaaaattacttatatATCTATATTATATTGCATTTTGCTGACCAGTCTAATTTTGCATACTCTGACTACTATTAAGACATAgtatcataattttatatttaaaaaatttagaatttaatttttgataaaaaaacataagataaataaaaaataaaaaaatttatacaaaaaaattcaaactgATCTAGAAGAAATTCTTACTTAAAGAAACATATTATTGATATAACTCTTTATATTACTTTCTCTCATTAGcttaatttttaagaaaagtaGTATTATGATACTATGCAAAATTGAATTATTGTATGTAAAATTGCCATATAATACACAAAAACATAAACTCTTCTGTTAttacataaattaataactaaaattttttatttaaattattaaataatcatgaatatttaaaaatatatattaaaatatattgttaaattaataaattaaaaaatagattaataattaaaattaatagacaaaaagaataaattttaattatcttctgacaaaaaaaaaaaaaccctgtTACTTTGTCTTGTATGTATTGAAAGTTTGAAACAGAAATGATTGtcatcataaaaactaaaaagttaaACCAAACCCCATAGAATGACGCTCCCCCTTCACGTGAACACTGAGTAGAGATTCTCTATATGTCACTGTACCCAAGTAAATCAAAGTACATGTAACTCATACCATATACACtacttaatttaatttattttattttatttttaatatatattttatattacttaatataattgtataaatatatgaatCCATGACCCCGCAACCTACTTGTTcattttttcttatatatacAAGAAATCAGATTAACATACATACTCTTATTAGCTTGTATCAAATTTATTTTGAGTGTTTAGGTCCAAAGAATCATGGAGAGGACACGATTTgggcttttcttcttccttctctttctccttgcTTCTCGTAAGCCtctctaataatttattattttttttcttttcatgttagttgtgtatacatatgtaaattaattaattgattaattattagtaatataatgtaattaattatcaattaatgtGGCGTGTGTAGAGATGGTGGTGCAAAGCGAGGGAAGGCACTGCGAGTCAAAGAGCCACCGGTTTAAAGGAATGTGCGTTCACGAACGCAACTGTGCTTCGGTTTGTAACTTAGAAGGTTTCTCCGGCGAAAAGTGCCGCGGCTTCCGTCGACGCTGCTTCTGCACCAGGCATTGCTAACACGGTTTAAACCTAAGATCTGagattttatattatttgagtCAGCTCGTTAGTAGTCGTAGTAATGTTAAGTAATAAAATATGTACTAATTAATTGGTACATGCAATCTATGCATGCATGGtgctaattaattaattaattaattacaagTACCAACTATGTATGTTTTATTTCTGTGGTTTCATTATATTTATTTCGCCTATTTCTAGCTAGgataaatttaatttgtaacGAATAATCTTGTTCTTCTTTGTCGTGTTGTGTTGTGTATTTCACTATTTCCTTTAGTTATATGTTGGTTGATTTTAGGAGTCTCACAAATTTAAaccattaaaattattttgttgttggtataaaagtaaaattaataatgtttaatggttttattttttttaattatatgaaGTATTTAAGCTCtttttatttgtataataaTCATCAATACATACAATTTATAAACAGCGCATGCCAACCATATAtgattaaatatatttacatGTGGATCTATTTAGGTGTACTTAGAggtattttgaaaaaattcaaTAAACCTTTATCCATTGAGACTATCTGGACTTCCATTGCGAGCTTCCTTTTTAAGATTATTTTGGGCCTTAACGAATGCGTCATTTCGGTAATGGGCCGAACTACTTTAACTTTTCAGTCCAATTTAAGCCCAAGTTTTTTACCAGACATAAAAAAGGCTTGTTGTGTATGTTGTTCTATTTTTGAAGGATCCGTTGACCAAACAGAACACTTCctcaccaaaataaaaaagacaagAACACTTCTATAGCATTAAAGAAAATCTTATTCTTAATCAAGTTAGGTTGGTTTAGTGATTAGTTTATTAATCTACTTAAATAAGTGTCGGGGTTCGAATCCCGCCAAAAACATCTACCATGCTATGTCAAAGagtattttcttaataaaagatTAAAGTTGTTCTTTTTAtagtagaaaaacaaataaataaactaaacacatatataatataatatatattttcttaaaaaatttaattgcaATCTCTACTCTTTATGAAAGAAATGTCTTAAATCAACAAGAATGTTTAGTAGTTCTTTTCTTCATCACCTTTTAACAAGGATTGGTGAAGCATATTTTTTGCGTCAGTGTTTAACAGAAttactattttaaaaattttgtgtaATGTtagagattttttttaaaataaaaaaaaattagaaaccaTTTTAATTTTCAGCCAAAACCCTGATGAATAAAATTGTACTTGAGCAAAAATCACTTATTTTATATTGCAATGGATTTCTTAGGTCATTTTACCAGGGGAAAATTTACAAATAATTTGTCAAGAATTCTCTCTCCTAAAAGCATAAATTGTTAgataaaaacaaacaaatagtTATATATCTCAcacaagattttttttttatctagaagcgtaaattatatatatatatatatatatatggatttatttttgttttttatatactaaaattatataatatctttAGTTAAAAGAA is a window encoding:
- the LOC130946630 gene encoding defensin Ec-AMP-D2-like; translated protein: MERTRFGLFFFLLFLLASQMVVQSEGRHCESKSHRFKGMCVHERNCASVCNLEGFSGEKCRGFRRRCFCTRHC